In one window of Sciurus carolinensis chromosome X, mSciCar1.2, whole genome shotgun sequence DNA:
- the Gdi1 gene encoding rab GDP dissociation inhibitor alpha codes for MDEEYDVIVLGTGLTECILSGIMSVNGKKVLHMDRNPYYGGESSSITPLEELYKRFQLLEGPPESMGRGRDWNVDLIPKFLMANGQLVKMLLYTEVTRYLDFKVVEGSFVYKGGKIYKVPSTETEALASNLMGMFEKRRFRKFLVFVANFDENDPKTFEGVDPQTTSMRDVYRKFDLGQDVIDFTGHALALYRTDDYLDQPCLETINRIKLYSESLARYGKSPYLYPLYGLGELPQGFARLSAIYGGTYMLNKPVDDIIMENGKVVGVKSEGEVARCKQLICDPSYIPDRVRKAGQVIRIICILSHPIKNTNDANSCQIIIPQNQVNRKSDIYVCMISYAHNVAAQGKYIAIASTTVETAEPEKEIEPALELLEPIDQKFVAISDLYEPIDDGSESQVFCSCSYDATTHFETTCNDIKDIYKRMAGSAFDFENMKRKQNDVFGEADQ; via the exons ATGGATGAGGAATACGATGTGATCGTGCTGGGGACCGGTCTCACC GAATGCATCCTGTCAGGTATCATGTCCGTGAATGGAAAGAAGGTGCTGCACATGGACCGAAACCCCTACTATGGGGGCGAGAGCTCTTCTATCACTCCCTTGGAGGAG CTGTATAAGCGCTTTCAATTGTTGGAGGGGCCGCCTGAGTCGATGGGCCGGGGCCGAGACTGGAATGTTGATCTGATCCCCAAATTCCTCATGGCCAATG GGCAGCTGGTAAAAATGCTACTGTATACAGAAGTGACTCGCTACTTGGACTTCAAGGTGGTGGAGGGGAGCTTCGTCTACAAGGGGGGCAAGATCTACAAAGTGCCATCCACTGAGACTGAGGCCTTGGCTTCTA ATCTGATGGGTATGTTTGAGAAACGGCGTTTCCGCAAGTTCCTGGTGTTTGTGGCAAACTTTGATGAGAACGACCCCAAGACCTTCGAGGGTGTTGATCCCCAGACTACTAGCATGCGTGACGTCTACCGGAAGTTTGACCTGGGCCAGGATGTCATTGACTTCACTGGCCATGCCCTGGCGCTCTACCGCACTGATGA CTACCTGGACCAGCCCTGTCTTGAGACCATCAACCGCATTAAGTTGTACAGCGAGTCCTTGGCCCGGTATGGCAAGAGCCCATATTTATACCCACTCTATGGCTTGGGCGAGCTGCCTCAGGGCTTTGCAAG ATTGAGTGCCATTTATGGGGGAACATATATGCTCAACAAACCTGTAGATGACATCATCATGGAGAACGGCAAAGTGGTGGGCGTGAAATCTGAGGGAGAG GTGGCCCGCTGCAAGCAATTGATCTGTGACCCCAGTTACATCCCAGACCGTGTGCGGAAGGCTGGCCAGGTTATCCGCATCATCTGTATCCTCAGCCACCCAATCAAGAACACCAATGATGCCAATTCCTGCCAAATCATCATCCCCCAGAACCAGGTCAACAGGAAGTCAG ACATCTATGTGTGCATGATCTCCTACGCACACAACGTGGCCGCACAGGGCAAATACATCGCCATTGCCAGCACCACAGTGGAGACTGCAGAGCCTGAAAAGGAGATTGAGCCAGCATTGGAGCTGCTGGAGCCCATTGATCAGAA GTTTGTGGCTATCAGTGACTTGTATGAGCCCATTGATGATGGTTCTGAGAGCCAG GTGTTCTGTTCCTGCTCCTATGATGCTACCACACACTTTGAGACAACCTGTAATGACATCAAAGACATCTACAAACGCATGGCTGGCTCTGCTTTTGACTTTGAGAACATGAAGCGCAAACAGAATGACGTCTTTGGAGAAGCTGACCAGTGA
- the Atp6ap1 gene encoding V-type proton ATPase subunit S1 — MMAAAVAVARGQTGTRWAPALWQMPWLPLLLIAAAAAAVVAEQQVPLVLWSSDRDLWAPVVDMHEGHITSDMQLSTYLDSALELGPRNVLLFLQDKLSIEDFTAYGGVFGNKQDSAFSNLENALDLAPSSLVLPAVDWYAVSTLTTYLQEKLGASPLHVDLATLRELKLNASLPALLLIRLPYTASSGLMAPREVLTGNDEVIGQVLSTLKSEDVPYTAALTAVRPSRVARDVAMVAGGLGRQLLQEQAASAVIHPPVSYNDTAPRILFWAQNFSVAYKEQWEDLTSLTFGVQGLNLTGSSWNDSIATLSLTYEQLFGTTVTFKFILASGFYSVSARHWFTMDRLEIHSNGSVTYFNASQVTGPSIYSFHCEYVSSLSKKGSLLVARTQPSLWQMTLQDFQIQAFNVTGEQFSYASDCAGFFSPGIWMGLLTSLFMLFIFTYGLHMILSLKTMDRFDDHKGPTISLTQIV; from the exons ATGatggcggcggcggtggcggtggCTCGGGGGCAGACAGGGACGCGGTGGGCCCCGGCGCTCTGGCAAATGCCGTGGCTGCCGCTGTTGCTGatcgcggcggcggcggcggcggtggtgGCGGAGCAGCAGGTGCCGCTGGTGTTGTGGTCGAGTGACCG GGACTTGTGGGCTCCTGTGGTCGACATGCACGAGGGCCACATCACCAGTGACATGCAACTTTCTACCTACCTAGACTCCGCCCTGGAGCTGGGCCCCCGGAATGTGCTGCTCTTCCTACAGGACAAG CTAAGCATTGAGGATTTCACAGCATATGGTGGTGTATTTGGAAATAAGCAGGACAGTGCCTTTTCTAACCTGGAG AATGCCCTGGACCTGGCCCCTTCTTCACTGGTGCTTCCTGCTGTGGACTGGTATGCAGTCAGCACTCTGACCACCTACCTGCAAGAGAAGCTTGGGGCCAGTCCCCTGCATGTGGACCTGGCTACCCTTCGGGAGCTGAAGCTCAATGCCAGCCTCCCTGCGCTGCTGCTCATCCGCCTGCCCTATACAGCCAG CTCCGGTCTGATGGCGCCCAGGGAAGTCCTCACAGGCAATG ATGAAGTCATTGGACAGGTGCTAAGCACACTCAAGTCTGAAGATGTCCCTTACACAGCAGCTCTCACTGCAGTCCGCCCCTCCAGG GTGGCTCGTGATGTAGCCATGGTGGCTGGGGGACTAGGTCGCCAGCTACTCCAAGAACAGGCGGCATCAGCTGTGATCCATCCTCCTGTGAGTTATAATGACACTGCCCCGCGGATCCTGTTCTGGGCCCAGAACTTCTCTGTGGCATACAAGGAGCAGTGGGAAGATTTGACTTCCCTCACCTTTGGGGTGCAGGGGCTCAACTTGACTGGCTCCTCCTGGAATGACTCCATTGCCAC GCTCTCACTGACCTATGAACAGCTCTTCGGTACCACAGTGACATTCAA GTTCATTCTGGCTAGCGGCTTCTACTCAGTGTCTGCCCGTCACTGGTTTACCATGGATCGCCTCGAAATCCACAGCAATGGCTCTGTCACCTACTTCAATGCTTCCCAGGTCACAGGGCCCAGCATCTACTCCTTTCACTGCGAGTATGTCAGCAGTCTTAGCAAGAAGGGCAGTCTCCTTGTGGCCCGCACGCAGCCCTCCCTGTGGCAGATGACTCTTCAGGACTTTCAG ATCCAGGCTTTCAATGTGACAGGTGAGCAGTTCTCCTACGCCAGTGACTGTGCCGGCTTCTTTTCTCCGGGCATCTGGATGGGGCTGCTCACCTCCCTCTTCATGCTCTTCATCTTCACCTATGGCCTGCACATGATCCTCAGCCTCAAGACCATGGACCGCTTTGATGACCATAAAGGCCCCACTATCTCTTTGACCCAGATTGTGTGA
- the Fam50a gene encoding protein FAM50A, with protein sequence MAQYKGAASEAGRAMHLMKKREKQREQMEQMKQRIAEENIMKSNIDKKFSAHYDAVEAELKSSTVGLVTLNDMKAKQEALVKEREKQLAKKEQSKELQLKLEKLREKERKKEAKRKISSLSFTLEEEEEGGEEEEEVAMYEEELEREEITTKKRKLGKNPDVDTSFLPDRDREEEENRLREELRQEWEAKQEKIKSEEIEITFSYWDGSGHRRTVKMKKGNTMQQFLQKALEILRKDFSELRSAGVEQLMYIKEDLIIPHHHSFYDFIVTKARGKSGPLFNFDVHDDVRLLSDATVEKDESHAGKVVLRSWYEKNKHIFPASRWEPYDPEKKWDKYTIR encoded by the exons ATGGCTCAGTACAAGGGTGCCGCGAGCGAGGCTGGCCGCGCCATGCATCTGATGAAGAAGCGGGAAAAGCAGCGGGAGCAGATGGAGCAGATGAAGCAGCGGATCGCAGAG GAGAACATAATGAAATCCAACATTGACAAGAAGTTCTCTGCACACTATGATGCCGTGGAGGCAGAGCTCAAGTCCAGCACCGTGG GTCTTGTAACCCTGAATGACATGAAAGCCAAACAAGAAGCACTGGTGAAGGAGCGGGAGAAGCAGCTGGCCAAGAAGGAGCAATCAAAGGAGCTGCAGCT AAAGCTGGAGAAGCTGCGAGAGAAGGAGCGCAAGAAGGAGGCCAAGCGGAAGATCTCTAGCCTGTCCTTCACcttggaggaagaagaggagggaggcgaagaggaggaggaggtggccatGTATGAGGAGGAGCTGGAAAGGGAAG AGAtcacaacaaagaaaaggaaattggggAAGAACCCAGATGTGGACACCAGCTTCTTACCTGACCGAGACCGGGAG GAGGAGGAAAATCGTCTCCGggaagagctgaggcaggagtgggaAGCCAAGCAGGAGAAGATTAAGA GTGAAGAGATTGAAATCACCTTCAGTTACTGGGATGGCTCCGGACACCGGCGGACAGTCAAA ATGAAGAAGGGCAACACGATGCAGCAGTTCCTACAGAAAGCCCTTGAGATCCTGCGTAAAGACTTCAGTGAGCTCAG GTCAGCAGGGGTGGAGCAGCTCATGTACATCAAGGAGGACTTAATCATTCCCCAT CATCACAGTTTCTATGACTTCATTGTCACCAAGGCACGTGGGAAGAGTG GCCCACTCTTTAACTTTGATGTTCATGATGATGTGCGGCTGCTCAGCGATGCCACTGTGGAGAAGGATGAG TCTCATGCAGGCAAGGTGGTGCTGAGGAGCTGGTATGAGAAGAACAAGCACATCTTCCCTGCCAGCCGCTGGGAGCCCTATGACCCTGAAAAGAAGTGGGACAAGTATACg ATCCGGTGA